One Segnochrobactrum spirostomi genomic window carries:
- a CDS encoding cobalamin-dependent protein (Presence of a B(12) (cobalamin)-binding domain implies dependence on cobalamin itself, in one of its several forms, or in some unusual lineages, dependence on a cobalamin-like analog.), whose amino-acid sequence MNEQTLALTDPRLKPGTDLLAAGRTMARDWRLGRCRFLTEWAVPSEAAYKRQAAAEGRIMQHAHIGFRNIERTLEAIRLVHGHCADAGIRVDRFGITLDWSMGYPEAARAKASRGTGIVLTGPEDFARVTDAAPAAAHFGDFMLGLPGAVENCRAAIAAGATAIGNLGQYFTFRLPYWSDDVATTEATVTALGLIAAQDAEILVHSNLDDGFAGLFLDMACALGMVLIEKRIVEELIGGRLAHCYGHHFSDPLSRMAFHAALTRVSGTPGTMIFGNTVAYQSSPAGNYASLASYLSADLLALGRWPSGHAVNPVPVTENQRIPDIDEIIDAQTFCHRLGEHAPFQEPLMDWRKVEAMADVLVAGGRHFAAAVLDGLADRSVAIDDPAALLLAIRRMGPRQMEALFGPGAPAARGRTALVAAEWARELDEKAVRWVAAQRPLALQRPLTICIGTTDVHEHGKHLVEQALELLGVAIVDAGVAVDPEVLVARAKAEGADALAISTYNGVALRYVRAVTAAMTAEGFTVPVLIGGRLNEVPADSNSGLPVDVTGQIVGLGAYPCPDLDAMLAALRELFDGD is encoded by the coding sequence ATGAACGAGCAGACGTTGGCTTTGACTGACCCGCGGCTCAAACCCGGCACCGACCTGTTGGCCGCGGGCCGTACGATGGCGCGGGACTGGCGGCTCGGCCGCTGCCGGTTCCTCACGGAATGGGCGGTGCCGTCCGAAGCGGCTTACAAGCGTCAAGCGGCAGCGGAGGGGCGGATCATGCAACACGCCCATATCGGCTTCCGCAACATCGAGCGGACGCTGGAAGCAATCCGCCTCGTGCATGGTCACTGTGCGGATGCTGGCATTCGCGTGGACCGTTTCGGCATCACGCTCGATTGGTCGATGGGCTATCCGGAGGCGGCGCGGGCTAAGGCCTCTCGCGGGACGGGAATCGTCCTCACCGGCCCGGAGGATTTCGCTCGTGTGACCGACGCAGCCCCGGCCGCCGCCCATTTCGGCGACTTCATGCTGGGATTGCCGGGCGCAGTGGAGAACTGCCGGGCGGCCATCGCCGCCGGGGCTACAGCGATCGGCAATCTCGGCCAATATTTCACGTTTCGACTGCCCTATTGGAGCGACGACGTCGCAACGACGGAAGCGACTGTGACGGCTCTCGGCCTCATCGCGGCGCAGGACGCCGAGATCCTGGTCCATTCCAATCTCGACGACGGCTTTGCCGGCCTTTTCCTCGATATGGCTTGCGCGCTCGGCATGGTGCTGATTGAGAAGCGGATCGTCGAAGAACTGATCGGGGGCCGCCTGGCCCATTGTTACGGACACCATTTCAGCGATCCACTTTCGCGGATGGCCTTTCATGCCGCCCTGACGCGTGTCAGCGGAACACCGGGCACCATGATCTTCGGCAATACGGTCGCCTACCAATCGAGCCCGGCAGGCAATTATGCGAGCCTCGCAAGCTATCTATCCGCGGATCTGCTCGCGCTCGGCCGCTGGCCCTCCGGCCATGCGGTCAATCCCGTGCCGGTGACGGAGAACCAGCGGATTCCCGATATCGACGAGATCATCGACGCGCAGACCTTCTGCCACCGCCTCGGCGAGCACGCTCCCTTCCAAGAGCCGCTGATGGACTGGCGCAAAGTAGAGGCGATGGCCGACGTTCTGGTCGCGGGTGGCCGGCACTTTGCCGCCGCCGTGCTCGACGGGCTCGCCGATCGCAGCGTAGCCATCGACGATCCGGCCGCGCTGCTGTTGGCGATCCGGCGCATGGGACCACGGCAGATGGAGGCCCTGTTCGGTCCCGGCGCGCCGGCGGCACGCGGTCGTACCGCGCTCGTCGCCGCCGAATGGGCACGCGAGCTCGATGAGAAGGCGGTGCGCTGGGTCGCCGCGCAAAGGCCCCTCGCCCTCCAGCGCCCGCTCACGATCTGTATCGGCACCACGGACGTTCACGAACACGGCAAACATCTCGTCGAACAGGCGCTCGAGTTGCTAGGGGTCGCCATCGTCGACGCAGGCGTCGCGGTCGATCCCGAGGTTCTTGTGGCGCGCGCCAAGGCCGAGGGCGCCGACGCGCTCGCGATAAGCACCTACAATGGCGTCGCGCTGCGCTATGTGCGCGCCGTGACGGCCGCCATGACGGCGGAAGGCTTCACCGTGCCGGTGCTGATCGGCGGGCGATTGAACGAGGTCCCAGCCGATTCCAATTCTGGCCTCCCGGTCGATGTGACCGGACAGATCGTGGGCCTCGGCGCCTACCCCTGCCCGGACCTCGATGCGATGCTCGCCGCGCTGCGGGAGCTCTTCGACGGCGATTGA
- a CDS encoding alpha/beta fold hydrolase — MPLYRASDGCGIHYERVGTDGPAVLLIPGLGGDGRFWADVTARLVPDHRLLIVDHRGAGRSDRPPGRYSLAQIAGDIVGLMAEVGEPMHVVGHSTGGAIAQIIALDHPTWGLDFIISSAWARADARFRMLFTARAELLDAGLAAPYQRLTHVLGHEPAYLAAHTLQLEAAIAAAEERLAPLSVASARVRMLLYHDRLAELSRIKAPVLVVAADGDILVPPALSRAIADAIPGAIMRMVSGAHFHPVADPRTFAGLVRRFVGDAKGEEIGG, encoded by the coding sequence ATGCCCCTCTATCGCGCCTCCGACGGTTGCGGCATCCATTATGAGCGCGTGGGCACTGACGGCCCGGCGGTTCTGCTCATCCCCGGCCTCGGCGGCGACGGCCGGTTCTGGGCAGATGTAACGGCCAGACTGGTCCCCGACCATCGGCTGTTGATCGTCGATCATCGCGGCGCCGGTCGCAGCGATCGTCCCCCCGGCCGCTATAGCCTCGCGCAGATCGCGGGCGACATCGTCGGCCTGATGGCCGAGGTCGGCGAGCCGATGCACGTCGTCGGCCATTCCACCGGCGGCGCCATCGCCCAGATCATCGCTCTCGATCACCCCACATGGGGCCTCGATTTCATCATCAGCAGCGCGTGGGCGCGGGCCGATGCGCGGTTCCGGATGCTCTTCACCGCGCGAGCGGAGCTGCTCGACGCGGGCCTCGCGGCGCCCTACCAGCGGCTCACCCACGTGCTGGGCCATGAGCCCGCTTATCTCGCCGCCCACACCCTGCAACTCGAGGCCGCAATTGCCGCCGCGGAAGAACGGCTTGCGCCGCTTTCCGTCGCAAGCGCGCGGGTGCGGATGCTGCTCTACCACGACCGCCTCGCCGAGCTCTCCCGTATCAAGGCTCCGGTTCTGGTCGTCGCGGCGGACGGGGATATCCTCGTCCCACCGGCGCTCTCGCGGGCGATCGCCGACGCGATCCCCGGCGCGATCATGCGGATGGTGTCGGGCGCGCACTTTCATCCCGTGGCCGATCCGCGAACCTTCGCGGGGCTCGTGCGACGCTTCGTCGGCGACGCAAAGGGCGAGGAGATCGGGGGATGA
- a CDS encoding alpha-ketoacid dehydrogenase subunit beta translates to MALMRYAEALNAALREEMEADPSVFLFGEDIGRYGGVFKVTKGLMETFGERRVRDTPISEQALTAMAVTAAMTGTRPVLEIMYADFVPLSLDALVNQASIYNYIWNGQVKMPFVLRTQGGGGAGAGAQHSKALDSMLAHIPGLKVVAPSTPADAKGMLKAAIRDDQPTVFLEHKLLYNVRGEVPDGDVIVPLGRASVVRDGSDISIFATSKMVIEATKAATLLEADGISAEVVDLRSLRPLDVDAIVASIAKTHHAVVVNEGWRFCGYAAELSATIMDHAFDELDAPVARVTLPDMPIPYSEPLESAMLPNAAKIRDAALATLR, encoded by the coding sequence ATGGCACTCATGCGCTATGCCGAGGCGCTCAATGCCGCCTTGCGGGAGGAGATGGAGGCCGATCCGTCGGTGTTCCTGTTCGGCGAGGATATCGGCCGCTATGGCGGCGTCTTCAAAGTCACCAAGGGCCTGATGGAGACCTTCGGCGAACGCCGCGTGCGCGACACGCCCATCTCCGAGCAGGCGCTCACGGCCATGGCGGTGACGGCGGCGATGACTGGCACGCGGCCGGTCCTGGAAATCATGTACGCCGACTTCGTGCCGCTCTCTCTCGACGCGCTCGTCAACCAAGCATCCATCTACAATTATATCTGGAACGGTCAGGTAAAAATGCCGTTCGTGCTGCGCACCCAGGGCGGCGGTGGGGCCGGTGCCGGAGCTCAGCACTCGAAGGCGCTCGATTCCATGCTGGCGCACATTCCGGGCCTGAAGGTCGTCGCCCCCTCTACACCCGCAGATGCCAAGGGGATGCTGAAGGCGGCCATCCGCGACGATCAGCCGACCGTCTTTCTGGAGCACAAACTGCTCTACAACGTGCGGGGCGAGGTGCCCGACGGCGATGTGATCGTGCCGCTCGGCCGCGCCTCAGTCGTACGTGACGGGAGCGACATTTCCATCTTTGCAACGTCCAAGATGGTTATCGAGGCGACCAAGGCCGCGACGCTTTTGGAAGCCGACGGCATCTCTGCCGAGGTCGTCGACTTACGCTCGCTACGCCCGCTCGACGTCGATGCGATCGTGGCCTCGATTGCAAAGACCCATCATGCGGTGGTCGTCAACGAAGGTTGGCGCTTCTGCGGCTACGCGGCCGAATTGTCCGCCACCATCATGGATCATGCCTTCGACGAGCTCGACGCCCCGGTCGCGCGGGTGACCCTGCCGGACATGCCCATCCCCTATTCGGAGCCGCTCGAGAGCGCGATGCTGCCGAACGCGGCCAAGATCCGCGACGCTGCGCTCGCGACGTTGCGATAG
- a CDS encoding NAD-dependent epimerase/dehydratase family protein, with amino-acid sequence MSEPTSEPTILVTGASGLIGQRVLARLSAGGRRALGIDIALKPGQHPVTIADLGDIHRLHGLARAEGVGSIIHCGAVSGPMVMIDNPYGIVQANVTGTANMLELARTFGMRRLVFCSSTSAFGPTRAPDAGTPGLAEDTPLRPSSVYGATKVAAEQLLAGYRRQHGLDAVAIRLCWVYGPGRTTDCVIRTLITDAQAGRPSRLPFGRDFPRQFIHVDDAVDALLRAHDAPSCPQPVYTATGGSFLTIGEVAEVVRRVLPTADIDVALGPDPLDDYQHRFDTTAIARDLGFVPRHTLEDGVRAYAAWLADRRA; translated from the coding sequence GTGAGCGAACCGACATCCGAACCGACCATTCTCGTCACCGGTGCGTCCGGCCTGATCGGCCAGCGCGTGCTGGCGCGCCTATCCGCTGGAGGCCGGCGGGCGCTCGGCATCGACATCGCGCTCAAGCCGGGCCAGCACCCCGTCACCATCGCCGATCTCGGCGACATCCACCGGCTTCATGGCCTCGCGCGTGCCGAGGGCGTCGGCTCGATCATCCATTGCGGCGCGGTCTCCGGGCCGATGGTGATGATCGATAACCCTTACGGCATCGTTCAGGCCAATGTGACCGGAACGGCCAACATGCTCGAGCTGGCGCGGACCTTCGGGATGCGCCGGCTGGTGTTCTGCTCGTCCACCAGTGCCTTCGGCCCGACGCGTGCGCCGGACGCCGGCACGCCCGGGCTGGCAGAGGATACCCCGCTCAGACCCTCCTCCGTCTATGGCGCCACCAAGGTCGCCGCCGAGCAGTTGCTGGCCGGCTATCGCCGGCAGCACGGTCTCGACGCGGTGGCGATCCGGCTTTGCTGGGTCTACGGTCCGGGCCGCACGACCGACTGCGTGATCCGGACCCTGATCACGGATGCGCAGGCCGGCCGGCCGAGCCGGCTGCCGTTCGGGCGCGACTTTCCCCGCCAGTTCATCCATGTCGACGACGCGGTGGACGCCCTCCTGCGCGCCCACGACGCACCCTCCTGCCCGCAGCCGGTCTATACCGCCACCGGCGGCAGCTTCCTGACCATCGGCGAGGTCGCCGAGGTGGTCAGGCGCGTGCTGCCCACCGCCGACATCGACGTCGCCTTGGGACCCGACCCTCTGGACGACTACCAGCACCGCTTCGACACCACCGCCATCGCGCGGGACCTCGGCTTCGTGCCGCGCCACACGCTGGAGGACGGCGTTCGCGCCTATGCCGCGTGGCTGGCGGACCGTCGCGCCTGA
- a CDS encoding aspartate dehydrogenase domain-containing protein, which yields MAAPPAPSAVPIQLGMIGFGVLGRELAAIFGPDTALWRVLTRTGSFGQVPRHVNAVANIEALIAARPAAVIEAAGQTAVEAYVPRLVAAGIPVIIASTGALANPAVAARIEAAHRQSRTPYLTAPGAIGGLDYVASVAGLPDARLRYISRKPPAAWAEELAARGLSADREAVDLFEGTAEAATLLYPRNLNAALTLALACRPAPLSVRIIADPAVTGNVHEIEVESVAGRAQFRFANVPSPDNPKTSRVTALSLAAALRGLLAGSLR from the coding sequence ATGGCGGCGCCTCCGGCCCCCTCCGCCGTACCGATACAGCTCGGCATGATAGGCTTCGGTGTGCTCGGCCGTGAGCTGGCCGCGATCTTCGGCCCCGACACCGCGCTCTGGCGGGTGCTGACCCGCACGGGCTCTTTCGGCCAAGTCCCGCGCCATGTGAACGCCGTCGCGAACATCGAGGCCCTAATCGCGGCACGGCCTGCGGCCGTCATCGAAGCGGCCGGACAGACGGCAGTCGAAGCCTATGTGCCGCGCCTCGTCGCCGCCGGCATTCCGGTGATCATCGCCTCGACGGGGGCCTTGGCCAACCCCGCCGTCGCAGCCCGTATCGAGGCCGCGCATCGGCAATCCCGCACCCCCTATCTGACGGCGCCCGGCGCAATCGGCGGGCTCGATTACGTGGCGAGCGTGGCCGGGCTTCCTGACGCCCGCCTCCGCTATATTTCGCGCAAGCCGCCGGCCGCCTGGGCGGAGGAACTCGCCGCCCGCGGGCTTTCGGCCGATCGCGAGGCGGTGGACTTGTTTGAAGGAACGGCTGAGGCAGCTACCCTCCTCTATCCGCGCAATCTCAACGCGGCCCTTACGCTCGCGCTCGCCTGCCGTCCGGCACCACTGTCGGTCAGAATCATCGCCGACCCCGCCGTCACCGGCAACGTTCACGAAATCGAGGTCGAGAGCGTGGCCGGACGCGCCCAGTTCCGCTTCGCCAACGTGCCGTCGCCGGACAATCCCAAAACTTCGCGCGTGACGGCCCTCAGCCTCGCCGCCGCGCTGCGGGGTCTGCTCGCCGGGAGCCTGCGCTGA
- a CDS encoding SDR family NAD(P)-dependent oxidoreductase produces the protein MTSFSLAGRTAMVTGGSRGIGAAIVEIFLAHGARVGYCQFGDDANAAALAARLGAAGHEVVHTVCDVADEASVDALAAWSAGTLGPVDILVNCAGIGGDLAFEDITTTAFDRMIGVHLRGTFMVTQRFYPAMAARGWGRIINFSSQLAYKGAPGLAHYCAAKAGIVGFTRALAYEAAPKGVTVNSIAPGPIETDMLMGLTDAWRAMKQAQLPMGRFGNVAEIAPTALLLASDAGGYYCGQSLSPNGGDVMV, from the coding sequence ATGACCAGTTTCAGCCTTGCCGGCCGCACGGCTATGGTGACCGGCGGCAGCCGCGGCATCGGCGCGGCCATCGTCGAGATATTCCTCGCCCACGGCGCGCGCGTCGGCTACTGCCAGTTCGGCGACGACGCCAATGCCGCCGCGCTGGCCGCCCGCCTCGGCGCCGCCGGCCACGAGGTGGTTCACACCGTCTGCGACGTCGCCGACGAGGCCTCAGTCGACGCCCTCGCGGCCTGGAGTGCCGGCACTCTCGGCCCGGTGGACATCCTCGTCAACTGCGCCGGCATCGGTGGCGACCTCGCGTTCGAGGACATCACCACCACCGCTTTCGACCGCATGATCGGCGTGCATCTGCGTGGCACCTTCATGGTGACCCAGCGGTTTTATCCGGCCATGGCCGCGAGGGGCTGGGGCCGGATCATCAACTTCTCGTCGCAGCTCGCCTACAAGGGCGCGCCGGGCCTCGCGCACTACTGCGCTGCCAAGGCCGGCATCGTCGGCTTCACTCGCGCGCTCGCCTACGAGGCCGCGCCGAAGGGGGTGACGGTCAATTCGATCGCGCCGGGACCGATCGAGACCGACATGCTGATGGGACTGACCGACGCCTGGCGGGCCATGAAACAGGCCCAGTTGCCCATGGGGCGCTTCGGCAACGTCGCCGAGATCGCGCCGACGGCGCTCCTGCTGGCTTCCGACGCGGGCGGCTACTATTGCGGGCAGTCGCTCTCCCCCAACGGCGGCGACGTGATGGTCTGA
- a CDS encoding cupin domain-containing protein translates to MDQIRPTAPLGVHISGPENRESYWQPVPANGHVDVALAPHIVGMEYPFGLGTQSVAPGGYVREHTHDRNEEAVYVIEGRGRAVIDGQEYPIGPDSVIFLPKNVRHMFINDGETKLRWVWLIVPNGLEDFFRLIGRPRAPGERVPSNFPRPDDVLEIERRTVFGADLQDKFDPVKNG, encoded by the coding sequence ATGGACCAGATCCGCCCCACCGCTCCGCTCGGCGTCCACATTTCCGGCCCGGAAAATCGGGAGAGCTACTGGCAGCCGGTCCCGGCCAACGGCCATGTGGATGTCGCGCTGGCGCCGCACATCGTCGGGATGGAGTACCCCTTCGGTCTCGGCACGCAGTCGGTGGCCCCGGGCGGCTATGTGCGCGAGCACACCCACGATCGCAACGAAGAAGCAGTCTACGTCATTGAAGGTCGCGGCCGCGCTGTGATCGATGGCCAGGAATATCCGATCGGCCCCGACAGCGTGATCTTTCTGCCGAAGAATGTCCGACACATGTTCATCAACGACGGCGAGACGAAGCTGCGCTGGGTCTGGCTGATCGTGCCAAACGGTCTCGAAGATTTCTTCCGGCTGATCGGCCGACCGCGCGCGCCGGGAGAGCGGGTGCCCTCGAACTTCCCGAGACCGGACGACGTGCTGGAGATCGAGCGCCGGACTGTGTTCGGCGCCGATCTCCAGGACAAGTTCGACCCCGTCAAGAATGGCTGA
- a CDS encoding thiamine pyrophosphate-dependent dehydrogenase E1 component subunit alpha: MKNSPSVAEHLEMYRRMVLVRHLEEGLGVLHREGRTRGPIHRCDGQEAVGVAATAVLEPGDKVTTTHRGHAVYIGKGMAMGPVVAEIMGRATGACGGRAGHMLIADVEAGVIGGNAIVGAGIPAATGMALSMQVLGQRSVALCVFGDGAAQTGICHEAMNIAALWKLPVVFVLEHNGFGLTVPSAVQSSVPDLAVRAAGYAMPSEIVDGNDAVAIYRAVAGMVERARRGDGPGLVECKTYRMEGFSTSDMGGYQRPEDIAAWRARDPLKISREALRASVGDETLSDIESAAKTEVDDAFAAALAAPFPTFRLDEASNPYSEAH, encoded by the coding sequence GTGAAGAATAGCCCATCGGTTGCCGAACACCTGGAGATGTACCGAAGGATGGTGCTTGTGCGCCATTTGGAGGAAGGTTTGGGGGTTCTCCATAGGGAGGGCCGCACCCGCGGGCCGATCCATCGCTGCGACGGTCAGGAAGCTGTCGGCGTGGCGGCGACAGCCGTGCTGGAGCCGGGCGACAAGGTAACGACGACCCATCGGGGCCACGCTGTCTATATCGGCAAGGGCATGGCGATGGGGCCTGTCGTCGCCGAGATCATGGGCCGTGCCACGGGCGCCTGTGGCGGGCGGGCGGGCCACATGTTGATTGCCGACGTCGAGGCGGGCGTTATCGGTGGCAACGCGATCGTGGGCGCCGGCATTCCGGCCGCCACCGGCATGGCGCTTTCGATGCAGGTGCTCGGTCAGCGGAGCGTCGCGCTTTGCGTGTTCGGTGACGGCGCAGCCCAGACCGGCATCTGCCACGAGGCGATGAACATCGCCGCTCTGTGGAAGCTACCAGTAGTTTTCGTATTGGAACACAATGGCTTCGGCCTAACGGTACCGTCGGCGGTGCAATCCTCCGTGCCAGACCTCGCAGTGCGCGCCGCCGGGTATGCGATGCCGTCGGAGATCGTCGACGGCAATGACGCGGTTGCGATCTACCGCGCCGTCGCCGGCATGGTCGAGCGGGCCCGGCGCGGCGACGGCCCCGGCCTCGTCGAATGCAAGACCTATCGCATGGAAGGCTTCTCCACCTCCGACATGGGCGGCTACCAGCGCCCTGAGGACATCGCCGCCTGGAGAGCACGCGATCCGCTAAAGATCAGTCGGGAGGCGCTGCGCGCGAGCGTCGGCGACGAGACCCTCAGCGATATCGAATCCGCTGCCAAGACCGAGGTGGACGACGCCTTCGCCGCAGCGCTGGCCGCCCCTTTCCCCACATTCAGGCTCGACGAGGCCAGCAACCCTTACAGCGAGGCCCACTGA
- a CDS encoding alpha/beta fold hydrolase, producing METVVVVAWEVRPGAAVKAGECLVTVETAKATTEVLAPCDGWLVEIVCEVGQEVPVGAVLGHLSDSAATAEEMTVVAPTAAATPDPPRGAFPAAPSATTPFPGARLIASPLARRTAAAAQIALDGITGTGPHGRIKARDVHAALRNRQDFSATTAGAAVRETELRPHSAAPRSAGTTDPILLLHGFGADRTTWRQVIPVLRAQLPGTDIIALDLPGHGRETSMAAVSLEEIVFHLADRVAAIGLEEAHLVGHSLGGAAAIALTSIGRLAVRSLTLIAPGGSDRKSMMAS from the coding sequence ATGGAGACAGTGGTGGTCGTCGCGTGGGAGGTGCGTCCCGGCGCAGCCGTCAAGGCCGGTGAGTGCCTCGTGACGGTGGAGACCGCCAAGGCGACGACGGAGGTCCTGGCGCCATGCGACGGATGGCTCGTCGAAATCGTCTGCGAGGTCGGTCAGGAGGTGCCCGTCGGCGCGGTGCTCGGCCATCTGTCCGACAGCGCGGCCACGGCTGAAGAGATGACCGTGGTGGCGCCGACCGCTGCGGCGACGCCCGATCCCCCTCGCGGCGCGTTCCCGGCCGCTCCGTCTGCCACGACCCCCTTCCCTGGAGCGCGCCTCATCGCATCCCCTCTCGCGCGCCGCACCGCGGCAGCCGCGCAAATCGCGCTCGACGGCATTACCGGGACCGGCCCACACGGCCGGATCAAGGCGCGGGATGTCCATGCCGCCCTCCGGAACAGGCAAGACTTCAGTGCCACGACGGCTGGTGCTGCCGTCCGCGAAACCGAGCTGCGCCCACACTCGGCAGCGCCGCGATCCGCAGGGACGACCGATCCGATCCTGCTGCTGCACGGCTTCGGCGCCGACCGGACGACCTGGCGACAGGTGATTCCGGTGCTGCGCGCGCAATTGCCGGGGACGGACATCATCGCTCTCGATCTGCCGGGTCATGGGCGCGAAACCTCCATGGCGGCGGTCAGCCTCGAGGAGATCGTGTTCCACCTCGCCGACCGGGTGGCGGCGATCGGACTGGAAGAAGCTCACCTCGTCGGCCACTCGCTCGGCGGAGCGGCGGCGATCGCCCTCACGTCGATCGGCCGCCTCGCGGTCCGCTCCCTCACTTTGATCGCCCCGGGGGGCTCGGACCGGAAATCCATGATGGCTTCCTGA
- a CDS encoding FAD-dependent oxidoreductase, producing the protein MGTAMKNFDVVVLGSGSAGCAAALRAAKGGLKVIVVEKSTQLGGTSAMSGSGVWVPANHIAASAGISDSREDAIRYLRAVAPDGWAATEDGRWRAFVAAAPDMLRFLSDNTPLDFRLINEPDPYSEAPGGRRFGRMVSPMPLSRRRLGRYGPRLRRSTLPHLFTYQEVVDLDLYHHPIRAGLKLWPKLLARWLANAGGQGTALMIGLIRGCLDAGVTFAVEARAMRLIQDESDRVVAVEVDEAGRRRTIDAPRGVVIASGGFEWDEAMRHRHFPGPFDRIGSPRSNEGDGQKLAASIGAALDRLDQANIYPCLPTRYEGKLHGLPMTFQAEPHSIVVNRHGRRFVSENDFNIGEAIDAREADGSPVHLPCFLVGDHRFLRTSLPFRWYAARDPGWVKKAETIEGLAAQLGLPTAALTATIERWNSFCRDGRDPDFRRGENGWETYKAHGTAAHLKPIDAPPFIGMSLNRSILGTKGGARTNEHAQVLRPDGSVVAGLYAAGLAMANPFGTRAVGAGTTIGPNMTWGYIAAETILRQNL; encoded by the coding sequence TTGGGAACGGCCATGAAAAATTTCGATGTGGTGGTGCTGGGCTCAGGATCGGCCGGCTGCGCGGCAGCGCTGAGGGCGGCGAAGGGCGGCCTGAAGGTGATCGTCGTCGAAAAGAGCACCCAGCTCGGCGGCACATCGGCAATGTCGGGATCCGGCGTCTGGGTGCCGGCCAACCATATCGCAGCGTCGGCAGGCATATCCGACAGCCGCGAGGATGCGATCCGTTATCTGAGGGCGGTCGCGCCGGACGGATGGGCGGCCACGGAAGACGGCCGTTGGCGTGCCTTCGTCGCGGCGGCGCCAGACATGCTGCGCTTCCTCAGCGACAACACGCCGCTCGATTTCCGATTGATCAACGAGCCGGACCCTTACAGCGAGGCGCCCGGCGGGCGACGCTTCGGCCGGATGGTGTCGCCGATGCCCCTGAGCCGCAGACGACTCGGCCGGTACGGGCCACGGCTGCGGCGGTCGACCTTGCCGCACCTCTTCACCTACCAAGAGGTTGTGGATCTCGACCTCTACCATCACCCCATCCGCGCCGGTCTCAAGCTGTGGCCCAAATTACTGGCGCGCTGGCTGGCGAACGCTGGCGGGCAGGGCACGGCGCTGATGATCGGCCTGATCCGCGGCTGTCTCGATGCCGGCGTCACCTTTGCGGTCGAAGCCAGGGCCATGCGGCTCATTCAGGATGAATCCGACCGTGTCGTCGCCGTCGAGGTGGATGAGGCCGGCCGTCGCCGCACGATCGACGCCCCGCGCGGCGTGGTGATCGCCTCCGGCGGCTTCGAGTGGGACGAGGCGATGCGCCATCGTCACTTCCCCGGTCCGTTCGACAGGATCGGCAGTCCGCGCAGCAACGAGGGCGATGGCCAGAAGCTTGCCGCCTCGATCGGCGCGGCGCTCGACCGCCTGGATCAAGCCAACATCTATCCCTGCCTGCCGACGCGCTATGAGGGGAAGCTTCACGGCCTGCCGATGACATTCCAGGCCGAGCCCCATTCCATCGTCGTCAATCGGCATGGCCGCCGCTTTGTCAGTGAGAACGATTTCAACATCGGCGAGGCGATCGATGCGCGCGAGGCCGACGGCAGCCCGGTTCACCTGCCGTGCTTTCTCGTCGGTGATCACCGCTTCCTACGAACCTCACTGCCGTTCCGCTGGTATGCAGCGCGCGATCCGGGCTGGGTGAAGAAAGCCGAGACGATCGAAGGCCTCGCCGCGCAGCTCGGCCTTCCCACGGCGGCACTAACAGCCACCATCGAGCGCTGGAACAGCTTCTGCCGCGATGGGCGGGATCCCGATTTTCGTCGCGGTGAGAATGGATGGGAAACCTACAAGGCCCATGGCACTGCCGCACACCTGAAACCGATCGACGCGCCACCCTTCATCGGCATGAGTCTCAATCGCTCCATCCTCGGCACCAAGGGCGGCGCGCGCACCAACGAGCACGCTCAAGTCTTGCGGCCGGACGGCTCCGTCGTGGCAGGGCTCTATGCCGCCGGCCTCGCCATGGCCAATCCGTTCGGTACCCGAGCCGTCGGCGCCGGCACCACGATCGGCCCCAATATGACCTGGGGCTACATTGCCGCCGAGACGATCCTGCGCCAGAACCTTTGA